In the Oryzias latipes chromosome 9, ASM223467v1 genome, one interval contains:
- the cmklr1 gene encoding chemokine-like receptor 1, with protein MEMNYEDSYDYSYNASEMDVTPMIQIDGIISRSGPTCLKEASCVSVVAVSVVIFLMGFSGNALVIWISGFKMKKTVNTIWYLSLAISDFVFCAFLPFNIASTVMEDWIFGHFMCKFVPFVMFLNMFSSIFLLVIISIDRCVSVMCPVWAQNQRTIKKAAFIVVAAWLLAAAMSFPSIIFRDVTHSLDKTICFNNYASDHDNHKIVGLSRALVGFVVPFIVIIICYSIIIIKLQSSRMAKSTKPFKVMTALIATFFICWLPYHVFIILEMNHQLYDHTVLISGLQIGTLLAAANSFLNPVLYVFMGKDFKKSLRNTLVSRLKNAIAEDGQTVSRYLSRSSSMDARASTHI; from the coding sequence ATGGAAATGAACTATGAAGACAGCTATGACTACTCATACAACGCCTCAGAGATGGACGTTACTCCTATGATCCAAATCGATGGCATAATTTCTCGGTCTGGACCAACATGCCTGAAGGAGGCctcatgtgtgtctgtggttGCCGTCAGCGTGGTGATTTTTCTCATGGGTTTTTCTGGGAATGCTTTGGTCATTTGGATCTCTGGCTTCAAGATGAAAAAGACCGTCAACACTATCTGGTACCTGAGCCTCGCAATCTCTGACTTTGTGTTTTGCGCCTTCCTGCCTTTCAATATTGCCAGTACGGTGATGGAGGATTGGATTTTTGGGCACTTTATGTGCAAGTTTGTACCTTTTGTAATGTTCCTCAATATGTTCAGTAGCATCTTCCTCCTAGTCATCATCAGCATTGACCGCTGTGTGTCAGTGATGTGTCCAGTTTGGGCTCAGAACCAGCGTACCATTAAAAAGGCAGCATTCATCGTAGTTGCAGCCTGGCTTCTGGCTGCTGCGATGAGCTTTCCCTCCATAATCTTCCGTGATGTGACCCACAGTTTAGATAAGACCATTTGCTTCAACAATTACGCATCAGATCATGACAATCACAAGATTGTTGGTCTGAGCCGTGCCCTTGTAGGCTTTGTCGTTCCTTTCATAGTCATCATCATTTGCTactccatcatcatcattaagCTTCAATCTAGCAGGATGGCAAAGTCTACCAAACCTTTTAAAGTGATGACAGCACTCATCGCCACATTCTTCATCTGCTGGCTGCCATACCATGTGTTCATCATACTGGAGATGAACCATCAACTATACGACCACACAGTGTTAATCAGTGGGCTCCAAATAGGCACTTTGTTAGCAGCAGCAAACAGCTTCCTCAATCCTGTGCTGTACGTCTTCATGGGCAAAGACTTCAAGAAGAGCTTGAGGAACACTCTGGTCTCGAGACTGAAGAATGCAATCGCGGAGGATGGTCAGACTGTCAGCAGATACCTATCTAGGTCAAGCTCAATGGATGCCAGAGCGTCCACTCATATTTAG
- the ficd gene encoding adenosine monophosphate-protein transferase FICD, translating to MAAIAMWRFTCSRRVLGGWGPLLCVAVSSLVALLVPLIGVENQCCSSLNGISRIRCQLWGGPQSAPAVQSTSLTVPFTDLDVLPQKFKPSKEMELEAKAALQQALEMKKLGKREKAHKLLVHALSMNPDFVDALTELGTILEEEKDVVQADHLYTKALAISPCNERALVSRDRTLPLVEEIDQRYFSIIDSKVRRLMSIPKGNSALRRVMEETYYHHIYHTVAIEGSTLTLSEIRHIIETRYAVSGKSLQEQNEVIGVDAAMKYINTTLLSRSEAITVGHILEIHRRVLGYVDPVEGGRLRTNQVFVGHHIPPRPRDLQRHMQELVQWLNSEEALQLHPVEYAALAHYKLVYIHPFVDGNGRTSRLLMNLVLMQASYPPITIRKEQRAEYYATLDTANEGDVRPFIRFIAKCTEITLDTLLISTTEHAVGLPAASDPAGSHTAPQPHKTIPVHN from the exons ATGGCTGCGATAGCGATGTGGCGTTTCACCTGCAGCCGACGTGTCCTCGGAGGATGGGGCCCGCTGCTGTGTGTGGCTGTGAGCTCCCTGGTGGCCCTCCTGGTGCCCCTGATCGGGGTGGAGAACCAGTGCTGCTCCAGCCTGAATGGCATCTCCCGTATCCGCTGCCAGCTGTGGGGGGGGCCGCAGTCAGCGCCAGCTGTTCAGTCCACCAGCCTCACGGTTCCCTTCACCGACCTGGATGTGTTGCCTCAGAAATTCAAACCGAGCAAAG AGATGGAGTTGGAGGCCAAAGCTGCGCTCCAACAGGCTCTGGAAATGAAGAAACTTGGCAAGAGGGAGAAGGCACACAAGCTGTTGGTCCACGCACTCAGTATGAACCCAGACTTTGTGGATGCCCTGACAGAGCTGGGGACCAttctggaggaggagaaggacgTCGTCCAGGCGGATCACCTCTACACAAAGGCCTTGGCCATCTCTCCCTGTAACGAGAGAGCTCTGGTCAGCAGGGACCGAACTCTTCCGCTGGTGGAGGAGATTGACCAGCGCTACTTTAGCATCATTGACAGTAAAGTGCGCAGGCTTATGTCCATCCCTAAAGGTAACTCTGCTCTCCGGCGAGTGATGGAGGAAACCTACTACCATCACATTTACCACACGGTGGCGATTGAGGGCAGTACGCTCACTCTGTCTGAGATCCGCCACATCATAGAGACGCGCTATGCGGTCTCCGGAAAGAGTCTTCAGGAGCAGAATGAAGTCATCGGTGTGGACGCGGCCATGAAGTACATAAACACCACCCTGCTGTCCAGGTCGGAGGCCATCACTGTCGGTCACATCCTGGAGATTCACAGGCGGGTGCTCGGCTACGTTGACCCCGTAGAAGGTGGGAGGCTGCGAACCAACCAAGTATTTGTGGGTCACCACATCCCGCCACGCCCTCGAGACCTACAGAGACACATGCAGGAGCTGGTGCAGTGGCTCAACTCTGAAGAAGCCCTGCAGCTGCACCCTGTGGAATATGCAGCCCTTGCCCACTACAAGCTCGTGTACATACACCCGTTTGTAGACGGCAACGGGCGGACGTCAAGGCTGCTCATGAACCTGGTGCTCATGCAAGCCAGCTACCCCCCCATCACCATCCGCAAGGAGCAAAGGGCGGAATATTACGCCACTTTAGACACAGCCAACGAGGGGGATGTCCGGCCCTTCATCCGCTTCATCGCCAAATGTACAGAAATAACTTTGGACACCTTGTTGATTTCTACCACAGAGCACGCTGTGGGGCTGCCTGCCGCCAGCGACCCTGCAGGCAGTCACACAGCTCCTCAGCCCCATAAGACCATCCCAGTGCACAACTGA